From a single Solanum dulcamara chromosome 4, daSolDulc1.2, whole genome shotgun sequence genomic region:
- the LOC129887981 gene encoding uncharacterized protein LOC129887981, which yields MSEYKKAALFKHKSWSPDIQREEVWLKRRKKHFLRLAAERRSLSLLAAERRSLSLNADERRSMSLSADEHRSLSLNAADDRRRSMSGITNDDLDELRACFELGFGFDSDSDLNPKLTKAFPALELYQAVNKLSRSSSSVSTVTSDCETPSSVETSVSIVEPGDDQETVKKKLKQWAQVVALSVLPSPSIG from the exons ATGTCGGAATACAAAAAAGCCGCTCTATTCAAACACAAATCATGGTCTCCTGACATTCAACGTGAAGAAGTTTGGCTCAAACGCAGGAAGAAGCACTTTCTGCGTCTCGCTGCCGAACGCCGTTCATTGAGCCTCCTCGCCGCCGAACGCCGTTCATTGAGCCTCAACGCTGATGAACGCCGTTCCATGAGCCTCAGCGCCGATGAACACCGTTCATTGAGCCTCAACGCCGCCGATGATCGTCGTCGTTCCATGAGCGGCATCACTAACGACGATCTCGATGAACTCCGTGCTTGTTTTGAATTAGGATTCGGATTCGATTCGGATTCTGATTTGAATCCGAAGCTTACCAAAGCTTTTCCTGCTTTGGAGCTTTATCAAGCTGTGAATAAGTTATCTAGATCCTCTTCTTCGGTTTCGACGGTAACTTCCGACTGTGAAACTCCGTCGTCTGTTGAAACCTCTGTCTCCATTGTTGAACCAG gTGATGATCAGGAGACAGTGAAGAAGAAACTGAAACAATGGGCACAAGTGGTGGCTCTTTCAGTGCTTCCATCACCTTCTATCGGCTAa
- the LOC129885559 gene encoding protein DJ-1 homolog C codes for MKSISPLFSVPTAKSPIFNFSPISHRLSSVKFAVPPQRNSSAMQKPSAKTLSATPTLDPITTTAASASPKKVLVPIGFGTEEMEAVILADVLRRAGAEVTVASVEQQLAVEAYGGTRLVADTFISACSAETFDLVALPGGMPGSARLRDCEVLQKITSRQAEEKRLYGAICAAPAVTLLPWGLLKRKQTTCHPAFIDKISSFRAVKTNTQVSGELTTSRGPGTSFEFAICLVEQLFGEPVAREIGELLLMNPAGEDPKRQEFNEVGWSFDRTPQVLIPIANGSEEIEVVSLIDILRRAKVNVVVASVEKSAQVLASSGTKIIADKLISDISDSVYDLIILPGGTAGAERLHKSKILKKLLKEQESSGRIFGAICSSPAVLQKQGLIKDKKATAHPAVLDKLKYGVNDAQVVIDGKLITSQGLATSTQFALAIVSKLFGHARARSVAEGLVYQYPRS; via the exons ATGAAGTCCATATCTCCATTGTTCTCAGTTCCCACTGCCAAGTCTCCGATTTTCAACTTCAGTCCTATTTCCCATAGACTTTCGTCTGTCAAATTTGCAGTTCCTCCGCAGAGAAATTCATCAGCTATGCAAAAACCCTCAGCTAAAACCCTCTCTGCAACTCCTACATTAGACCCCATAACTACTACTGCCGCTTCCGCATCTCCCAAAAAG GTTCTTGTGCCAATTGGGTTTGGCACAGAAGAAATGGAAGCAGTAATATTGGCTGATGTTCTGCGCCGGGCTGGTGCAGAGGTAACAGTGGCATCAGTAGAGCAGCAGTTGGCGGTTGAAGCATATGGAGGCACTAGGCTAGTTGCTGATACTTTCATCTCTGCTTGTTCCGCCGAAACATTTGATCTTGTTGCATTGCCG GGAGGCATGCCAGGTTCTGCTCGTTTAAGAGACTGCGAAGTTCTCCAGAAGATCACAAGCAGGCAAGCTGAGGAGAAGCGACTTTATGGTGCCATATGTGCTGCTCCAGCAGTCACTCTTTTGCCTTGGGGTCTTCTCAAGAGGAAACAG ACCACTTGTCATCCTGCATTTATAGACAAAATTTCTTCCTTCCGGGCGGTGAAAACTAACACGCAAGTCTCTGGAGAGCTAACAACAAGTCGTGGTCCTGGCACTTCATTTGAGTTTGCCATATGTTTAGTGGAGCAGCTGTTTGGCGAACCGGTTGCCAGAGAAATTGGAGAACTCTTG TTAATGAATCCTGCAGGTGAAGACCCAAAGAGACAAGAATTCAATGAAGTTGGATGGTCTTTTGATCGCACCCCCCAA GTTCTCATTCCAATAGCCAATGGGTCTGAAGAGATTGAAGTAGTTAGCTTGATAGACATTCTAAGACGAGCAAAGGTGAATGTTGTGGTGGCTTCAGTGGAAAAATCAGCACAGGTCTTGGCATCAAGTGGAACAAAAATTATTGCAGACAAGTTGATCAGTGATATTTCTGACTCTGTATATGACTTGATTATCCTCCCG GGAGGAACTGCTGGGGCTGAACGGCTGCACAAGTCAAAAATTCTGAAGAAGTTGCTTAAGGAACAAGAGTCATCTGGAAGAATATTTGGTGCAATCTGCTCTTCACCTGCAGTCTTGCAGAAACAGGGGTTAATAAAG GATAAGAAAGCCACTGCACATCCTGCTGTCTTAGACAAGCTCAAATACGGGGTAAATGATGCTCAAGTTGTTATCGATGGTAAACTCATCACAAGCCAGGGACTTGCTACATCAACACAGTTTGCACTGGCTATTGTGAGCAAGCTTTTCGGGCATGCAAGGGCAAGGAGTGTAGCAGAAGGCCTTGTCTATCAGTACCCTAGGAGCTAG